The proteins below come from a single Oryzomicrobium terrae genomic window:
- the yihA gene encoding ribosome biogenesis GTP-binding protein YihA/YsxC, with protein sequence MPLFQKAVFLTTVANLADLPLDAEREVAFAGRSNAGKSSAINTLANHTRLAYVSKTPGRTQHLNYFTLAPGKYLVDLPGYGFAKAPEEIRAQWDRLMGPYLARREQLAGLVIIMDSRHPFTELDRHMLDWFAPTGKPVHIMLSKADKLTRAEQSKSLRVTREAAKAWGDRVTVQLFSSLKKTGIEEAEAVLAPWLGIDPEEVRAAAEAKKEAAAAAEKRRLDKINKVKRNPRPAADKSSPDE encoded by the coding sequence ATGCCTTTGTTCCAAAAGGCGGTTTTCCTCACCACCGTGGCCAATCTGGCTGATCTTCCCCTCGATGCCGAGCGGGAAGTGGCCTTCGCCGGGCGGTCCAATGCGGGAAAGTCGTCGGCCATCAACACCCTGGCCAACCATACGCGCCTGGCCTACGTCTCCAAGACGCCGGGCCGCACCCAGCACCTCAATTACTTCACTCTGGCACCGGGCAAGTATCTGGTGGACCTGCCGGGCTATGGCTTCGCCAAGGCGCCGGAAGAGATCCGCGCCCAGTGGGATCGGTTGATGGGGCCCTACCTGGCGCGGCGCGAGCAGCTGGCCGGGCTGGTGATCATCATGGACAGCCGCCATCCGTTCACCGAGCTCGATCGGCACATGCTCGACTGGTTCGCCCCCACCGGCAAGCCGGTGCACATCATGCTGTCGAAGGCCGACAAGCTGACCCGGGCCGAGCAGTCCAAGTCCCTGCGGGTGACCCGCGAGGCGGCCAAGGCCTGGGGCGACCGGGTGACGGTGCAGCTGTTCTCCAGCCTGAAGAAGACCGGTATCGAGGAGGCGGAAGCGGTGCTGGCCCCCTGGCTGGGCATCGATCCCGAGGAAGTGCGCGCTGCCGCCGAGGCCAAGAAGGAAGCGGCCGCCGCCGCCGAGAAGCGCCGCCTGGACAAGATCAACAAGGTCAAACGCAATCCCCGGCCGGCAGCGGATAAATCGTCTCCGGACGAGTGA
- the hemB gene encoding porphobilinogen synthase, translated as MSSLLGRYPTTRMRRMRRDDFSRRLMRESVLTADDLIYPVFVLEGSNRREAVASMPGIERESLDLLLKTAEKALNLGVPALALFPVIGQAGKSELAEEAYNPEGLVPTVVRTLKKEFPELGIITDVALDPYTSHGQDGLIAPNDPRGYVMNDETIAVLVKQALCHAEAGADVVAPSDMMDGRIGAIRAALDARQHIHTRILAYSAKYASAFYGPFRDAVGSAANLGKSNKYTYQMDPGNSDEALREVAQDLDEGADMVMVKPGMPYLDIVRRVKDEFGVPTYAYQVSGEYAMLRAAIQNGWLNEQACVLEALLSFKRAGADGILTYFALDAATWLKG; from the coding sequence ATGAGCAGTCTGCTTGGGCGTTATCCCACTACCCGGATGCGCCGCATGCGCCGCGACGATTTTTCCCGCCGCCTGATGCGCGAATCGGTGCTCACCGCCGATGACCTGATCTATCCGGTGTTCGTCCTCGAAGGCAGCAACCGCCGCGAAGCCGTGGCGTCCATGCCCGGGATCGAGCGCGAAAGCCTCGATCTGCTGCTGAAGACCGCCGAAAAGGCCCTCAACTTGGGCGTGCCCGCCCTGGCCCTGTTTCCGGTGATCGGCCAGGCGGGCAAGAGCGAGCTGGCCGAGGAGGCCTACAACCCGGAGGGTCTGGTGCCTACCGTGGTGCGCACCCTGAAGAAGGAATTCCCCGAACTCGGCATCATCACCGACGTGGCCCTGGACCCCTACACCAGCCACGGCCAGGACGGGCTGATCGCTCCGAACGATCCGCGTGGCTACGTGATGAACGACGAAACCATCGCGGTGCTGGTCAAGCAGGCCCTTTGCCACGCCGAGGCCGGTGCCGACGTGGTGGCCCCTTCCGACATGATGGACGGTCGCATCGGCGCCATCCGTGCCGCCCTGGACGCCCGGCAACACATCCACACCCGCATTCTGGCCTACTCGGCCAAGTACGCCTCGGCCTTCTACGGCCCGTTCCGCGACGCGGTGGGGTCCGCCGCCAACCTGGGCAAGAGCAACAAGTACACCTATCAAATGGACCCGGGCAATTCCGACGAGGCCCTGCGCGAGGTGGCCCAGGACCTGGACGAGGGCGCCGACATGGTGATGGTCAAGCCCGGCATGCCCTACCTGGACATCGTGCGCCGGGTGAAGGACGAGTTCGGCGTGCCCACCTACGCCTACCAGGTGAGCGGTGAGTACGCCATGCTGCGCGCTGCCATCCAGAACGGCTGGTTGAACGAGCAGGCCTGCGTGCTGGAGGCGCTGCTGTCGTTCAAGCGGGCCGGCGCCGACGGCATTCTCACCTACTTCGCCCTGGACGCCGCTACCTGGCTGAAAGGCTGA
- the slmA gene encoding nucleoid occlusion factor SlmA, translating into MATKPGERRLQILQTLAEMLETPKGEKITTAALAARLDCSEAALYRHFASKAQMFEGLIEFIEASLFGVINQIGTEEARGLAQVEQILALLLRFAQKNRGMTRVLVGDALVNENERLQARINALHDKVEAAFKQALRIAATQGEVGASADVAALANLLLCFAVGRWEQYAKSGFTREPLAQWASQWPLLQVACLATAAAAEPA; encoded by the coding sequence ATGGCTACCAAACCCGGGGAGCGCCGCCTGCAGATCCTGCAGACCCTGGCGGAAATGCTGGAAACGCCCAAGGGCGAAAAGATCACCACCGCCGCCCTGGCGGCCCGGCTGGATTGCTCCGAGGCCGCCCTGTACCGGCACTTCGCCAGCAAGGCCCAGATGTTCGAAGGACTGATCGAGTTCATCGAGGCCAGCCTGTTCGGGGTGATCAACCAGATCGGTACCGAGGAAGCCCGGGGCCTCGCGCAGGTGGAGCAGATCCTCGCCCTGCTCCTGCGCTTCGCCCAGAAGAACCGGGGTATGACCCGGGTGCTGGTGGGAGACGCCCTGGTCAACGAGAACGAGCGCCTGCAAGCCCGCATCAACGCCCTGCACGACAAGGTCGAGGCCGCCTTCAAGCAGGCCCTGCGCATCGCCGCCACCCAGGGCGAGGTCGGCGCCAGCGCCGATGTGGCGGCCCTGGCCAACCTGCTGCTGTGCTTTGCCGTGGGCCGCTGGGAACAGTACGCCAAGAGCGGCTTCACCCGGGAGCCCCTGGCCCAGTGGGCCAGCCAGTGGCCGCTGCTGCAGGTGGCCTGCCTGGCCACCGCCGCTGCGGCCGAGCCGGCCTGA
- a CDS encoding pyrimidine 5'-nucleotidase → MVPPSPLRPAKVWLFDLDNTLHNASPHIFPHINASMTAYMQQHLGLDESEANRLRQHYWERYGATLLGLIRHHGTDPHHFLWHTHQFPDLARMVVVEKQLKSALERLPGRKVLFSNAPRHYTDAILDLTGIAPYFDAVYTVERLRFQPKPMMGGFVRLLRSERLDPRRCIMVEDSLANLRTAKRLGMRTVWVSASSRQPPYVDATVRSACDLPRIMAGAAGRL, encoded by the coding sequence ATGGTTCCGCCTTCCCCACTCCGCCCCGCCAAGGTCTGGCTGTTCGACCTGGACAACACGCTGCACAACGCCAGCCCCCACATCTTCCCCCACATCAACGCTTCGATGACGGCCTACATGCAGCAGCACCTGGGCCTGGACGAGAGCGAGGCCAACCGGCTGCGCCAGCACTACTGGGAGCGCTATGGCGCCACCCTGCTCGGGCTGATACGCCACCACGGCACCGACCCGCACCACTTCCTCTGGCACACCCATCAGTTTCCCGACCTGGCGCGCATGGTGGTCGTGGAAAAGCAGTTGAAGAGCGCCCTGGAACGCCTGCCCGGTCGCAAGGTGCTGTTTTCAAACGCGCCGCGCCATTACACCGACGCCATCCTCGATCTGACCGGCATCGCCCCTTATTTCGACGCTGTCTACACCGTCGAGCGACTGCGCTTCCAGCCCAAGCCGATGATGGGCGGCTTTGTCCGCCTGCTGCGCAGCGAGCGGCTCGACCCGCGCCGCTGCATCATGGTCGAGGACAGCCTGGCCAACCTGCGCACCGCCAAACGCCTGGGCATGCGCACCGTGTGGGTGAGCGCCAGCTCGCGCCAGCCGCCTTACGTGGACGCCACCGTGCGCTCCGCCTGCGACCTGCCGCGGATCATGGCGGGCGCCGCCGGGCGGCTATAA
- a CDS encoding serine hydrolase domain-containing protein, whose amino-acid sequence MSRTTSVHRPSRLKQLGFLIPLAFLSASALAQGPVNVHGKEKIGTVQQVYDGALFPDVQVNTFRNIDRLFSTRTVKHGTKVYPLPAADKPLGNFKFTSNGKDYDLYDYVSLNRVSGLLVIKDGKVAFENYQLGNSDKTRWMSMSVVKSITATLVGAAIKDGYIKSIDDPVTRYLPQLAGSAYDGVTVRNLLQMASGVKWNETYTDPNSDRRHMLEVQNSQKPGGVLELMAKLPRAAEPGTRWNYSTGETHVAGALVRAAVGKPVAQYLSEKIWSKFGMESDATWWLESPNGLEVGGSGLSATLRDYGRFGLFLMGGGKAGGEQVLPDGWVQEAGSPKMVDGKQVNYGYMLWPIPNAAGTINEGAFEARGIFGQHIYMNPKENVVVVVWSALPKPTGKATVGDNDFFAAVSQALR is encoded by the coding sequence ATGTCCCGCACCACGTCCGTACACCGCCCGTCCCGCCTCAAGCAACTGGGCTTCCTCATCCCCCTGGCCTTCCTCAGCGCCAGCGCCCTGGCCCAGGGTCCGGTCAACGTGCACGGCAAGGAGAAGATCGGCACCGTCCAGCAGGTCTACGATGGCGCCCTGTTCCCGGATGTCCAGGTCAACACCTTCCGCAACATCGACCGCCTGTTCTCCACCCGCACCGTCAAGCACGGCACCAAGGTCTATCCCCTGCCCGCCGCCGACAAGCCCCTGGGCAACTTCAAGTTCACCTCCAACGGCAAGGACTACGACCTCTACGACTACGTCTCCCTCAACCGGGTGAGCGGCCTGCTGGTGATCAAGGACGGCAAGGTAGCCTTCGAGAACTACCAGCTGGGCAACAGCGACAAGACCCGCTGGATGTCCATGTCGGTGGTCAAGTCGATCACCGCCACCCTGGTCGGTGCCGCCATCAAGGACGGCTACATCAAGAGCATCGACGACCCGGTCACCCGCTACCTGCCCCAGCTGGCCGGCAGCGCCTACGACGGCGTGACCGTGCGCAACCTGCTGCAGATGGCCTCCGGGGTGAAGTGGAACGAGACCTACACCGACCCCAATTCCGACCGTCGCCACATGCTCGAAGTGCAGAACAGCCAAAAGCCCGGCGGCGTGCTCGAACTGATGGCCAAGCTGCCCCGCGCCGCCGAGCCCGGCACCCGCTGGAACTACAGCACCGGCGAGACCCACGTGGCCGGCGCCCTGGTGCGCGCCGCCGTCGGCAAGCCGGTGGCCCAGTACCTGTCCGAGAAGATCTGGAGCAAGTTCGGCATGGAATCCGACGCCACCTGGTGGCTCGAATCCCCCAACGGCCTGGAAGTGGGCGGCAGCGGCCTGTCCGCCACCCTGCGCGACTACGGCCGTTTCGGCCTGTTCCTGATGGGCGGCGGCAAGGCCGGCGGCGAGCAGGTCCTGCCCGACGGCTGGGTCCAGGAAGCGGGCAGCCCGAAGATGGTGGACGGCAAGCAGGTGAACTACGGCTACATGCTGTGGCCGATCCCGAACGCCGCCGGCACCATCAACGAAGGCGCCTTCGAGGCCCGCGGCATCTTCGGCCAGCACATCTACATGAACCCCAAGGAAAACGTGGTCGTCGTGGTGTGGAGCGCCCTGCCCAAGCCCACCGGCAAGGCCACCGTCGGCGACAACGACTTCTTCGCCGCCGTCAGCCAGGCACTGCGCTAA
- the argB gene encoding acetylglutamate kinase: protein MTSTAQPSLPAFKAAILAEALPYIRKFHGKTIVVKYGGNAMTDEKLKQCFARDVVLLKLVGLNVIVVHGGGPQIENLLGRVGKKGEFIQGMRVTDAETMEIVEMVLGGQVNKDVVNLINQAGGKAVGLTGKDGGFIRAKKLMLPNKDNPDAPIDVGQVGDITQIDPSLISFLDQGQFIPVIAPIGVGEDGESYNINADVVAGKLAEILKAEKLVLLTNTPGVLDKEGNLLTGLTPKQIDDLVEDGTLSGGMLPKIGSALDAARNGVKSVHIIDGRVEHALLLEILTDHGVGTMIKNR, encoded by the coding sequence ATGACCAGCACCGCCCAACCGTCGCTCCCCGCCTTCAAGGCCGCCATCCTGGCCGAGGCCCTGCCCTACATCCGCAAATTCCACGGCAAGACCATCGTGGTCAAGTACGGCGGCAACGCCATGACCGACGAGAAGCTCAAACAGTGCTTCGCCCGGGACGTAGTGCTGCTCAAGCTGGTGGGCCTGAACGTGATCGTCGTCCATGGCGGCGGCCCCCAGATCGAAAACCTGCTCGGCCGGGTCGGCAAGAAGGGAGAGTTCATCCAGGGCATGCGCGTCACCGACGCCGAGACCATGGAGATCGTCGAAATGGTGCTGGGCGGCCAGGTGAACAAGGACGTGGTAAACCTGATCAACCAGGCCGGCGGCAAGGCCGTGGGCCTGACCGGCAAGGACGGCGGCTTCATCCGCGCCAAGAAACTGATGCTGCCCAACAAGGACAACCCGGACGCCCCGATCGATGTGGGCCAGGTGGGCGATATCACCCAGATCGACCCGTCCCTGATCAGCTTCCTCGACCAGGGCCAGTTCATTCCGGTGATCGCCCCCATCGGCGTCGGCGAAGATGGCGAGTCCTACAACATCAACGCTGACGTGGTGGCGGGCAAGCTGGCCGAAATCCTCAAGGCGGAGAAGCTGGTGCTGCTGACTAACACCCCCGGGGTGCTGGACAAGGAAGGCAACCTGCTCACCGGCCTGACCCCCAAGCAGATCGACGACCTGGTGGAGGACGGTACCCTTTCCGGCGGCATGCTGCCCAAGATCGGCTCGGCCCTGGACGCGGCACGCAACGGGGTGAAGAGCGTGCACATCATCGACGGCCGGGTAGAGCACGCCCTGCTCCTGGAAATCCTCACCGACCACGGCGTCGGCACCATGATCAAGAACCGCTGA
- a CDS encoding Hsp20/alpha crystallin family protein, translated as MTNLLSRFSTPRTTAAAGLPDPFEDLFKGFFVRPVEFPNQPAAPTMRMDVKESDGAYQVHAELPGVKKEDIQVTIDGNTLSISAEVKQEKEEKEGEQVLRSERYFGKVSRSVQLAHEIDEGAATARFSDGVLELALPKRQGSSSKRLTIA; from the coding sequence ATGACCAACCTGCTCAGCCGTTTTTCCACGCCGCGCACCACCGCCGCAGCAGGCCTGCCGGACCCCTTCGAGGATCTGTTCAAGGGCTTTTTCGTCCGTCCGGTGGAGTTTCCCAACCAGCCCGCCGCCCCGACCATGCGCATGGATGTGAAGGAAAGCGATGGCGCCTACCAGGTCCACGCCGAACTGCCCGGGGTCAAGAAAGAAGACATCCAGGTCACCATCGACGGCAATACCCTGTCGATCTCCGCGGAAGTAAAGCAGGAGAAGGAAGAAAAAGAGGGCGAGCAGGTGCTGCGCTCCGAACGCTATTTCGGCAAGGTTTCACGCTCGGTGCAACTGGCCCACGAAATTGACGAGGGTGCGGCCACCGCCCGTTTCAGCGATGGCGTGCTGGAACTGGCCCTGCCCAAGCGCCAGGGCAGTTCATCCAAGCGACTGACCATTGCCTGA
- the nudB gene encoding dihydroneopterin triphosphate diphosphatase, translated as MPYKVPESVLVVIHTPDLHVLLIERAAHPGFWQSVTGSREGNERSIETACREVGEETGITAPLDRLCDWRLTNRFAIFAEWRHRYAPGVTHNLEHVFSLEVPAPLPVRLAPAEHRDFRWQPWREAAAACFSWTNRDAILMLPEVAGLPHA; from the coding sequence GTGCCCTACAAGGTCCCGGAATCGGTCCTGGTGGTGATCCACACCCCGGACCTGCACGTCCTGCTGATCGAGCGCGCCGCCCACCCGGGGTTCTGGCAATCGGTGACGGGCAGCCGTGAAGGCAATGAGCGGTCGATCGAAACGGCGTGCCGCGAGGTCGGCGAAGAAACCGGCATCACCGCTCCCCTCGACCGCCTCTGCGACTGGCGCCTGACCAACCGTTTCGCGATTTTTGCCGAGTGGCGCCACCGGTACGCCCCTGGCGTCACCCACAACCTCGAACACGTCTTCTCCCTGGAAGTCCCCGCGCCCCTGCCGGTCCGACTGGCGCCTGCCGAGCACCGGGACTTCCGCTGGCAGCCCTGGCGAGAGGCCGCCGCCGCCTGCTTCTCCTGGACCAACCGGGACGCCATCCTGATGCTGCCCGAAGTCGCCGGGTTACCGCACGCCTGA
- a CDS encoding barstar family protein has product MSPTQPPHDDTAALPDVHEPSLADILRRSNLSGVYALPFSGRGGVEHAVAACGHRLLVADCEDSEDVGIVLALLGRDLQLPDYYGANYDALADCLTDEAWAAPAGGEVAGQVLVIAGADPLKSADPEGFDTLCAVFSAAAEFWREAGVPFWVFFDLPADGLVDLPILPA; this is encoded by the coding sequence ATGAGCCCGACCCAGCCCCCCCACGATGACACGGCCGCCCTGCCCGACGTGCACGAACCCAGTCTCGCCGACATTCTGCGCCGCTCCAATCTGAGTGGCGTGTATGCCCTGCCCTTTTCGGGACGTGGCGGTGTCGAGCACGCCGTGGCAGCTTGCGGACACCGACTGCTCGTGGCCGACTGCGAAGACAGCGAAGACGTGGGCATCGTCCTGGCCTTGCTCGGCCGGGACCTGCAACTCCCCGATTACTACGGCGCCAACTACGACGCCCTGGCCGACTGCCTGACCGACGAAGCCTGGGCGGCCCCGGCGGGGGGCGAGGTGGCCGGACAGGTCCTGGTCATAGCCGGTGCCGACCCGCTGAAAAGCGCCGATCCGGAAGGCTTCGACACCCTGTGTGCGGTTTTTTCTGCCGCCGCGGAGTTCTGGCGCGAGGCCGGAGTACCGTTCTGGGTGTTCTTCGACCTGCCGGCGGACGGGCTGGTGGACCTGCCCATCTTGCCCGCCTGA
- a CDS encoding ribonuclease domain-containing protein, with the protein MAALFARALKSASAALLTATLLLAGGAPSLADARAPRPAETSFLGDTIAVAELPPEGRRTLAAIQAGGPFPYAKDGAVFGNFEKRLPRQPRGYYREYTVDTPGARNRGARRIIAGEGPRRDVRTSGEYYYSDDHYRSFRLIRH; encoded by the coding sequence ATGGCCGCCCTGTTTGCCCGCGCACTAAAAAGCGCCTCCGCCGCCCTGCTGACGGCCACCCTGTTGCTGGCCGGCGGAGCCCCCTCCCTGGCCGACGCCCGCGCCCCCCGGCCAGCGGAAACGAGCTTTCTCGGCGACACTATCGCCGTCGCTGAACTTCCTCCGGAAGGTCGGCGCACCTTGGCCGCCATCCAGGCCGGCGGCCCTTTCCCCTACGCCAAGGATGGCGCCGTTTTTGGTAATTTCGAAAAGCGCCTGCCCCGGCAGCCCCGTGGCTATTACCGGGAATACACGGTAGACACCCCCGGAGCACGCAATCGCGGTGCCCGCCGCATCATCGCCGGCGAAGGCCCGCGGCGCGACGTGCGTACGTCCGGCGAGTATTACTATTCGGACGATCACTACCGCAGTTTTCGCCTGATCCGCCACTAG
- the aspS gene encoding aspartate--tRNA ligase, whose amino-acid sequence MRSHYCGQLNASLEGQIVTLCGWAHRRRDHGGVIFIDLRDREGMAQVVCDPDRPEMFATAESVRNEFCLKITGKVRLRPAGTENKNLASGEIEILCQEIEVLNASVTPPFQLDEDNLSENVRLTHRVIDLRRPQMQKNLLLRYAVARAFRRFLDANGFIDVETPMLTKSTPEGARDYLVPSRVHDGQFFALPQSPQLFKQLLMVAGFDRYYQITKCFRDEDLRADRQPEFTQVDIETSFMGEAEITALMEQLIRVVFKEAMDVELPNPFPRMTYGEAMARFGSDKPDLRVTLELVDVTDAVADVAFKVFSGPATSGGRVAALRIPGGSTLTRSEIDAYTQFVGIYGAKGLAYIKVNDAAQPNEAGLQSPIVKNLHEQALKTILERTGAQNGDLIFFGADKTKVVNDALGALRIKIGHEKGYVNGKAWEPLWVVDFPMFEYDEEDKRWTACHHPFTAPKDEHLEFLTSDPGKCLAKAYDLALNGWEIGGGSVRIHRADVQEKVFAALGIDEEEAQLKFGFLLDALKYGAPPHGGLAFGLDRIVTMMTGAESIRDVIAFPKTQRAQCLLTNAPSAVDEKQLRELHIRLRNVVKAEGAA is encoded by the coding sequence ATGCGTTCTCACTACTGCGGACAACTCAACGCCTCCCTCGAAGGCCAGATCGTCACCCTGTGCGGCTGGGCCCACCGTCGCCGTGACCACGGCGGCGTCATTTTCATCGACCTGCGCGACCGGGAGGGCATGGCCCAGGTGGTGTGCGATCCGGATCGCCCGGAAATGTTCGCCACCGCAGAGTCGGTGCGCAATGAGTTCTGCCTGAAGATCACCGGCAAGGTGCGCCTGCGCCCGGCCGGTACCGAGAACAAGAATCTGGCCTCCGGCGAGATCGAAATCCTCTGCCAGGAGATTGAGGTGCTGAACGCCTCGGTCACCCCGCCGTTCCAACTCGACGAGGACAACCTCTCCGAGAACGTGCGCCTGACCCACCGGGTGATCGACCTGCGCCGCCCGCAGATGCAGAAGAACCTGCTGCTGCGCTACGCCGTGGCCCGGGCCTTCCGCCGCTTCCTCGACGCCAACGGCTTCATCGACGTGGAAACCCCGATGCTCACCAAGAGCACCCCGGAAGGCGCCCGCGACTACCTGGTGCCCTCCCGCGTCCATGACGGCCAGTTCTTCGCCCTGCCTCAGTCGCCCCAGTTGTTCAAGCAGCTGCTGATGGTGGCTGGCTTCGACCGCTACTACCAGATCACCAAGTGCTTCCGCGACGAGGACCTGCGCGCCGACCGCCAGCCCGAGTTCACCCAGGTCGATATCGAGACCTCGTTCATGGGTGAAGCCGAGATCACCGCCCTGATGGAGCAGCTGATCCGCGTGGTGTTCAAGGAGGCCATGGACGTGGAACTGCCCAACCCGTTCCCGCGCATGACCTACGGCGAGGCCATGGCCCGCTTCGGTTCCGACAAGCCCGACCTGCGCGTCACCCTGGAACTGGTGGACGTCACCGACGCCGTCGCTGACGTGGCTTTCAAGGTCTTCTCCGGCCCGGCCACCTCCGGCGGCCGCGTCGCCGCCCTGCGCATCCCCGGCGGCAGCACCCTGACCCGCTCCGAGATCGACGCCTACACCCAATTCGTCGGCATCTACGGCGCCAAGGGGCTGGCCTACATCAAGGTGAACGACGCGGCCCAGCCCAACGAGGCCGGCCTCCAGTCGCCCATCGTCAAAAACCTGCACGAGCAGGCCTTGAAGACCATCCTGGAGCGCACCGGCGCCCAGAACGGCGATCTGATCTTCTTCGGCGCCGACAAGACCAAGGTGGTCAACGACGCCCTCGGCGCCCTGCGCATCAAGATCGGCCACGAGAAGGGCTACGTGAACGGCAAGGCCTGGGAACCCCTGTGGGTGGTGGACTTCCCCATGTTCGAGTACGACGAGGAAGACAAGCGCTGGACCGCCTGTCACCACCCGTTCACCGCCCCCAAGGACGAGCACCTCGAGTTCCTCACCAGCGATCCCGGCAAGTGCCTGGCCAAGGCCTACGACCTGGCCCTCAACGGCTGGGAAATCGGCGGCGGCTCGGTGCGTATCCACCGCGCCGACGTGCAGGAGAAGGTCTTTGCCGCCCTGGGCATCGACGAGGAAGAAGCCCAGCTCAAGTTCGGTTTCCTGCTCGACGCCCTCAAGTACGGCGCACCACCCCACGGCGGCCTGGCCTTCGGCCTGGACCGGATCGTCACAATGATGACCGGTGCCGAGTCGATCCGGGACGTGATCGCCTTCCCCAAGACCCAGCGCGCCCAGTGCCTGCTCACCAACGCTCCCTCGGCAGTGGACGAGAAGCAGCTGCGCGAGCTGCACATCCGCCTGCGCAACGTGGTCAAGGCCGAAGGCGCCGCCTAA
- a CDS encoding DUF502 domain-containing protein: protein MRSGFFKRYFITGLLIWVPLAITAWVLNLIVGTMDQSLRLLPESLHPQNLLGVNVPGVGALITLLVILLTGVAAANFIGQKLVRWWEGLLARIPVVNSIYKGVKQISDTLFSPNGQAFRKALLVQYPREGSWTIAFQTGQPGGDVANHLTGEFVSVYVPTTPNPTSGFFLMMPRAEVVELDMTVDDALKYIISMGVVAPPVPAATATANTLTISRSAQV from the coding sequence ATGCGGTCTGGATTCTTCAAGCGCTATTTCATCACCGGCCTTCTGATCTGGGTGCCGCTGGCCATCACCGCCTGGGTGCTGAACCTGATTGTCGGCACCATGGACCAGTCCCTGCGGCTGCTCCCTGAATCGCTCCATCCGCAGAACCTGCTCGGCGTGAACGTACCCGGCGTAGGTGCCTTGATCACCCTGCTGGTGATCCTGCTCACCGGCGTGGCCGCGGCTAATTTCATTGGCCAGAAGCTGGTGCGCTGGTGGGAAGGGCTGCTCGCCCGCATCCCGGTGGTCAACTCCATCTACAAGGGTGTCAAGCAGATCTCCGACACCCTGTTCTCGCCCAACGGACAGGCCTTCCGCAAGGCCCTGCTAGTGCAGTATCCCCGCGAAGGTTCCTGGACCATCGCCTTCCAGACCGGCCAACCCGGCGGCGATGTGGCCAACCACCTGACCGGCGAATTCGTCAGCGTCTATGTCCCCACCACCCCCAACCCGACCTCGGGCTTCTTTCTGATGATGCCCCGGGCAGAGGTAGTGGAACTGGACATGACGGTGGACGACGCACTGAAGTACATCATCTCCATGGGCGTGGTCGCCCCGCCGGTTCCAGCGGCAACCGCCACCGCCAACACCCTCACCATCTCCCGCTCCGCCCAGGTCTGA
- a CDS encoding FmdB family zinc ribbon protein: MPIYEYRCDTCGFQKEYLQKVSDPLLTTCPECGKETFSKLLSAAGFQLKGSGWYATDFKGGSSCSAAKSDGPPPCQGGSGSCPSVS; encoded by the coding sequence ATGCCTATCTATGAATACCGCTGCGACACCTGCGGGTTCCAGAAGGAATACCTGCAAAAAGTCAGCGACCCTCTGCTCACCACCTGCCCCGAGTGTGGCAAGGAAACGTTTTCCAAACTGCTCTCCGCCGCCGGCTTCCAACTCAAGGGCAGCGGCTGGTATGCCACCGACTTCAAAGGCGGCAGCAGTTGCTCCGCCGCCAAGAGCGACGGCCCGCCCCCCTGCCAGGGCGGCAGCGGATCCTGCCCGAGCGTCAGTTAA